Part of the Anopheles gambiae chromosome 3, idAnoGambNW_F1_1, whole genome shotgun sequence genome is shown below.
GGGCAAGGCAAAATAAGATCCATCACCAAGGGCGGAAAGAACAGATTTCAactgtgctggtgctggtgtgttGAATGGGCGCTGCTAAATGGGAGCCCCCGTCATGCCCGGCCTTCCACCCTTCCCCGGGCGAAAACACACTCCAGCTGATGAAGGGCCGATGATGCGAACAAATCTAACTTCAAAAGCACAATTTGCTTCGGTCACTTGAATGGGCCACACCGGGCACCGTACATTATGctgaaagaacaaaacaagcacacatacaccgggTTCCGAGTGCGTGTAAATTCCGAGAGGAATCAAATCTGGCAGCGAGAGAACAGAGGATAACGCAACCAGCGTTCAGTCATCATTCCACTAAACACCAATTTGAGCTATTTTCGGGTTTACTTTACCCCGTTTTGGGCGCGAGCGACTTGCACAGGTTGCGCGTGATGGAATAGAACACCTTATCCCTGCGTCAACGTTACGAGTACGAATGAGAAGAATGAAAGGGTTTACCACGCGCGACAAACGGTCCAACAATTGATCCAATTTCATTGAGGTTAATTTGGGTGTTGTTGGGAAAGTGTTTGAATGGTTGGAATGCGATTGCTGCGGGATGCTGGAAAATCGGAAGAAATATTCGATTGTGGGTTCTTATATtggtttattattatattttgttagcatatcatttaaaaaaaacattaaatttataACAAAAAGAATATAAATTTTCTTCGTCAATCTCTAATCCAATCAACAAGTAATCTTTAAGCgtttaaaaacattcaaattagGATTATCGTtcgatttctttaaaaatctCCCGTTACGAAAGCGTACCGATCCGACGCACCGACAACCCCATCGGAGACATGTCAATCTCTACTCGATTGAATAACATTTCAATTAGTCACACTCTCTAACCGATTGCTAGCGCAAGCaaccaataaacaaaaaagaaccgcGAGCGTGTCCccttggaaaagaaaaaatgaaactgaaatatttaaaaagcatcataaaaatatgaaagacTGAGCGCGAGGGAAGACGTACATggaacccaaaaaaaaaatacaagccCCGCTCCCTGACCAACAACACTTAGCGATATCAGGCAACAACAATAAGAGCAAAACATTAATCCTCGAGACAGCACTCGAAAAATCTCCAGACAGATCAATTTACTTCCcttttaacgttttttttttcgccttcgcCCTTCCTTCCAATGCCGTTGCGTCATGGCCGCAATCGTCGCGAGGCATTTTTGCGCGAGCAGGCGAGCGCTCGCGCGCCCATCTCACGACTCGCCGCAACGCCGCGTACATTATTGGCCATCTCGAGCGACGGTGCGGGAGAACAGGCGGGACGCGTTTAGCATTAAAAGACGCCGCAAACGACGTGCCCATAGTTCAAGTGTCTTGGGCCGCGTTTCGGGGCAGCGCATTTTCACTCTTGTTTCGGGTCGATCGCTTTCGGTGCGTTCTGGCTTTTGACTGATCGTTTCTTAATGTTGGCCACTTTGGCTAACTTAATATGCATCGCCCGCTCCTTTCCTCGCTTAACTCCACTATGTGgatcgggtgtgtgtgtgtgtgaggagcGGTGAATTACATAAATCtgataaattgtttaattaaaaaccgTTTCAAATGGTGATTGATTTTCGTCgctgtctctctcgctctggcGGACGGGGCCGATCACATTTCGCTTCCAAGCTACCCTCTCGAGCTCAGATGCCAGATGGCGCGAACATGCAAAGACGTCATTGAACCGGGGGAAGGGCTTTTGTTTTCGATGGGACGCCGAGTGATCGATCGTGAAGGATGCGCCAGTTACTTTTCTTCTGGGTCTGGCCATCGATCGGTGCAGGAATTTCCCTCGCCACGCTGCGCTAAGTGGACGGCGCAACACCTTATGGGAAGATGGCGTGCTTGAACGGCGGGGGAAGCGATTAAACGTGTAGAAAGCGAAGTGTGTCTGGGATGGAACAACATTGTCCATCACGATAACGGAGAGCGGAGAATGGAGCAGGATTGGATTGAAGGGATGATGCACGTTTGCAGTGGGGTTCGATGTGTTTTTCATACTCATCTGCCGTTTATGCAATCGATTGCTGACGATGGGGGAGTTTCTGTTCCCATGGATCAGAAATAGTAAGGGAAGAAATGAGTATTGGTCATTTCCAAAAAGTGGTGGTAGATTTATGggaattttattacatttttggtatttttacTGCATAACTACAACTTCTGTATAAAACCTTTGGAGATCTGACACAAATGCAATGCAAATACTGAGCCTGTGTCTAAAAGTCAAACGCTTCTTGTTGGTTAAATCTCCACCCATTTTGCTCCTTACTTTCCTGTCCACCGTTCGTTTGCATCCCGGCTGCACGTTTCTGTAAATGTCTTTGCATGCCTAATGAGAAATCGGTACGGGGAGTTACTCAAGACACCAAAAAGTTCACCGATCCATAGTACCGCCCCGGACTATCCCCGGAGTAGCTCTCAGCGCACTCACCAGCCGATCGGTTTTTCTTGTACGCTCGTGAAAACTTATTCCAATAATTATTCACGCTGcacggacaaaaaaaaaaacaagactcAAGCCAATGTTTGTACCATTCGCCTGTCAAAATGTGCGCATCGGAACTGACTCCTGAACGGGGCGTCACTGACAGCGCGTACAGCAAGCCGCGGAGACGAACTAATTTACCCCAAACCCTCGGCTGCACACCATCCGCCAAAACACCTCCCTCCGAGTCCGACCATTAAAATGTTGCCGACTGCTAAGGCGGCAGTACTTGTGTGATGCACCTTTTCCGAGGCGCATCTCTTGGCAGTCGGTAATAAGGAATCCATTTAAATACCTATTAATTCTCCGCCGATCAAGCGAAGCAACAAGGTTGGCGAAAGCAGCAAAAGCTCCGGCATCAGCAGTTGTCGTGACGTGACTGCCAGGGAATAGTTGGACAGGTTCCACCCTTTTTTgctccaacacaaacacacacacacagaagagaAGCTGTTTGTCTATTttagaataaattaattgCAATTCACCTGTCGCACGGCGCGACCGGGAGTCATTCATCGTGTCCTTCGCTCGCCCCGCATTTTGTGCTTCGCATTTCCTGCACGCTACGACAAACGCATCCCGACCGACCCGCACGGTAGTGAACACAGGGATTTTCACTAATTTTTGCGTTTACTCTTTGCGTTCCGGCGGTCGGGCAAGCGTCATTTGCGTACGCAGACCAAAGGGTGAAGGAGACGTCCCGTTCCACCGAGCTCGAAGCCATGTCCTTTCGCAAATAGATTTACATTTATTATCCAGATCAATTGAATAACGCTTCCCCCGTTCGGAGACAGAGCTGGTGCTACCGAAATGGTTCTACAAGAGGGTTGCGCTTCTACGCACTGCCTGCAACTGGCAGTGGGGCCTGCAAAGCCTTTTTGCATGCTGGTGGAGCATCAAATTGATTCCCAGCAGTCTCATCGGTCGTGTTTTAATCTTTCCggcagttgttgtttttgctgcgcTTCGACAGTGGCACGgacgaacgaaagaaacgaatgCACACGGGCATTTGTGGGAATGTTCTACATTTGTGTTTCTCCCTGGAACGAATTTTCGCCATTGGACCGTTCCGTTTCGTTTGCCTTTTTCGGGACGTTGGGGCCTTCGTTCGAGTATGGGTCTCATTCATTATTTTCTACATGCCGTTGTACGGATCGGAACGGAAGATCTGCTTATGAATAGATGGATTTGCGCTAATAAATACgagcttgtttttgttggtacTTAAGGCTTGAGTGGTTGGACAGAACATACCACAGGTTGGAAGCGGCAACGAGAGGCTACAAATCTATTCATTTGAGAGTTTGGTAAGAACAGCGCTCTGTgaaatagtgtgtgtgtatttgtttttattggtcGATTCtacaaaatatgcaaaataaataaacaaaacgcaTCACACTTTCTTCTGCTAATGAATTGAGGAAACCAAAAAGGAGGTCACGATCATCAAGTGATCTTGAATCATTGCCGGTATATTATCAATCCACACAGCAACGGATGACCTTTGCTGAGTTAAAACAAAGTAACAATCAAACTATGGTATGTTGTACGAGTTAAACTTTGCTtcgtatttattttgaaatgctAAGTTGGTACCAAACGACACAAGCATCTCCAGCGACAATATTGAAACTTTCTTTGCACAATGATTTTTGTCCAATTTTAAACTTAATTTCAACCATTATGCAATCCGGAGCGAACCGTCTTACAATCACACAGAAAGAGCACCGACTCTTATCACTTACCCCAgattgtttgaatttttgcGTGCCGCTTCGCCTTAGCATCAAATTCAGGGCGTTTTGCACCTCAGTCATTGTTCTACTTTACAGCCAATATGTTCCGCTCAGTACAGTTATTCGCTATCGTTTTGTATCTTGCCCAGCAAGCTCTTACCTTAGGTCTGGTGTACGGTGTTACCATGTAACTAATCAAGTTTTGTTAATTGAAACCATTTGCTTTTAAATCTCCAGAAACGGACGTCACTCCAGGCGCTATCTGTCGGGTGGAAGGAAATTTCGGACGCTGTGTGCACTTCAAGAACGATCCAAAGTATCTGACGCTGCTGCTAAAGAGTACCCGCACGGAGCAGGATGACTCATACCTGCTGCGATACGTTTGCGATCGACGCAAGGGGTTAACGTGTCGGACTGGCTCGGTGAACGATGAGGTTTGCGGTGTGCAGATGGATAACCGTATCGTCGGTGGACAGCGCACGTCGATCGATCAGTACCCGTGGATGGCGTTGCTGCAGTACATCAACCATCGCAAGGGCACGAAGCGGTTCGCCTGTGGAGGGGCACTGCTGAACCGGAAGTTTGTCCTCTCGGCGGCACACTGTTTCGTGCGGCTTCCTGCAGGTGTTGAGCTGTGAGTGATTGTGTGCGGTTTTGGGCTTAGAAATGTTCATCTGAGTATGTCTACTTTCAGACACAAAGTGCGACTGGGCGAATGGGACACCGATTCCGAAATTGACTGCGAAGATTTGGATGATGAACTGTCCTGTGCATCTCCGGTGCAAGACTTGGACTACGAGCGCATCATCATCCACGAAGGTTACACCGGAAATCACGCGGATCGCGAAAATGATATTGCACTGATCGAATTGAGCGGGTCGGCGAAGTACAACGACTTCGTAAAGCCTATCTGCCTGCCCGAGCCGGGCACACCGAACAAAGAGAAGCTGTACTTTGGCAGCATGTGGGCCGCTGGATGGGGCCGAACGGAAACAGCTTCTGGAAGTCGCTTTAAGCTGTACGTACCGCTGGATCTGTTCGATCTGCAGTCTTGCAACGAGACGTACCAAAGGCGGGTGAAGGTTCCGCTCACCGAGACACAGTTCTGTGCGATGGGAACTCCGGGGAAGGACACTTGTAATGGAGATTCCGGCGGTCCGCTGATGAAGACGATGAAAACGCTGCACTATGTTGTTGGAGTTGTGAGTTTCGGGCCGCAAAGGTGTGGCAGCGGCATCCCGGCTGTTTACACGCGCGTGGATAAGTTCTACGACTGGATCGTAGGTCATATGGTGGAGTTTGAGAATTAAGTCATGTAAGCTCGTTGCGATTAAAGGTTAACTGCCGTGATTCAAAGGTTCGAGTACAGTTTTTGATGCCGAAGTCACAAAACCCTTTTGTAACCTCTTCAAAAGTCTTTCTGGAATCACCTGCTTGAGATGTGCTCTGAAGACATCAAAGCTCCACCAGCGTCTGTGTGAATTTTGATAGAATTTCTTCCATCGATTCCCCGATGTAAGGATTTGTAGATTTGCAGCGTGACACGCGACACACTCAAATTGCGTCGGAAATGAGCTTTGATTGAATCTCCTCCGCTTTCCGCGTGCGATGAAAACATGACACGACGGGGAACCTGCTGCTTGTGTGGAAGTTACGCTGAAAAGGTAAAATTGGTTTTTCACCATCACCAGAGAGTTGCCACTTTGTtccagcacaaacacacctggGGAATTCGACGGTTTTCCGACCGGCATGTatcgaaaaaacaaaagccatgAAAAGTGAATTTTCATTCCAATTTCAGGTTTGCTGAAAATTTCATCACTTCAAAACAGGCAGAAAGGCTCGTTTCTTTGTGACCATCTGTGTCTCGGTGTGCGATGTTTGTGTGCCGAATCGGTTGCggctttgttggttttggtCTGAAATTTCCCAAAGGACATGCCGATCCCAATCGGTTTGCTGATCAATTTTAAAcgcattgaacatttttgtGTGGCTTCCCGGTGGCCGAGGTGCGAAACAACCCCCGGGACGAGTAACCGTGATGCTGAGATTGCGGCTTTCGCCTTCCAACACACATatcagcagcagaagcaaagACGGTCCCTGGGTCCCACGGGAAATTGCCATCGATTTCATTTTCGGTGGGCGTGTGACGAATCAAACTTGTGTCCCGAGCGCCGCCCAGCGCCATCCATGAGCGAATAATTTACGCTCCGAACTCCGCTCTCACCGTCGCTGGTCATCGGCGTTGTCGTGGGTCATCGATAATTTGCCACCAACGATTTCCTGTGTGGGAGAAAAGAACCTCGCAGGGGGAGTAGGAGgccaaaaaaaagtattccaAAGGGCGAGAGAAACATCAAGGACGTGTCGTGTGTCCCCTTGGCTGCGCTTGACAGTCGCGGGAATGGCGGGAGTGGCATTGAGGCGGCATCGAATCCGGCCACGCACTTGATGCTCACGTACACGAGCACGTGTGCATCGGGCCCCCGAAGGGAACGCTGTGCACGTGCTATCCCGGCGCCGAATCCCTCCGGGGCTTCGGGGACAGTGGGCGATTCCTTTTCGAACGCCTCTAAGTGGACCGATACTGtggctgagtgtgtgtgtgtgtgtgtgtgtgtgtgtgtgtgtgtgtgtgtgtgtgtgtgtgttcctccCAAGGCTTATTGCACTTGACAGTTGGTGGATTACGGCCTTTTATGTGATATTAATTCGATCAAACAAGATGGCAACGGACCAAGCATTCCGAGCCGGATTTGATTTATTCTCATATTTCACGACGAACTATTTCGATGCTTCTACTTTATCCccctttttattctttttctctcttcccttCCAGGCTTTTGTAGTGCAAATCGAACCGAATCCGAATCCGTTTCTATTCCCCCAACTGCTTTGCCCCTGTGCGAATGCATATGCGAAAGGGCTTTAGGCGAGCAAATTGCATTTCTCTGTTACGCATAATGGCCTTCACTAGCCGGCAGGGGTAGCTCAGACGCAGATCTGATTTTGTATTGCGGTAGAACCGGGTGTCGCCCAGGCCGGGCGTACTCTAATCCTGCTGCACGATTTTCAACTCTCGGTAAGTGGCCGTGTTGCGTGTTCTGGGGTAAGAATTGCCCACCATTATTCTGACTGCCAGGGGCGGAACGTTGTACTGAGACAATCTTAAGACGTTTGGGAAGAAAGTAACGATAGGTTTGGATGACTTTTTGGCATCTGGAAATAAAAGGGAGAACATAGAGGATGAGGTCAATGGCCGAACGGATTCGCAATGGTCAATGTGAAAATGCGGGAACAAATGGATTACAGTAGCTACTTTGTTTCCATATTTTGTTGAAGATATGTTATCGATAAAATCGTACATTGCAGACATAAACTGCTCTTCTCTCTTCCCTCTCCCATCATTTCAAACAACTCTAGAACGCaactaaaatttaatgtttattcAAGCGTTACCTTTTCTCACCTACTGTCACTGTTGCGTTAAATACTCTTCTCTACatggaaatttaaaatatgaacCCTTCCGTCATCCctcattgcaaaaaaaaaacgcaaaactaaaaaacctCACTCGCGCTTCTCCATTCTATTACACAGCTTCAACCACACCCCATTAGCATCCATTAACgcactcagcagcagcagcaacagcaggggaaataaaaatcgatcaacggttaaggaaaaaaacgaactgCAAGGGGAACTCTCCCTTAAGCGATCAGCGACCGGTTTAGACCGGGAAGactaaaaaatagaaaacacgACACGCCACAGCCAGGACAATAGGGCACCGACCCTGTGCATCCTTCGCGTGAATCCTTCCCCGCCGTTTTGCCGAAACTGTCattcattattaaaataaattacgcCTAAGCACATCCATATTAATAATCCCACTTTTTTCACCCCGGTTTCCAGCCACAGTTTGAGCGCCCGTGCGTATTGCTTTTGTGGCTAATGTAGCCACCTCTTTCCGGTTCAAACTACTAACTAACCCCTCCAGCCGACTGTCTCCATAGACAAGGTCTCTTCCTGCGTAAGCCGAAAGGAATTATTAGCGTTTTGAACTCGAAATCCCTCGGTTCTGTTTGCCCTCGGTTCGCTAAGTAATACACACATTTGACATTACATTTTCCCCCTTGCCGAACGCTCCGTTGTTGGGCTCAGCTGACTCAATACCGAGCTGTCCGATGGCACCTGGTTCTCTGCGTTGGTTCCGAAGGCACCATCAGGCACAGGTTTCTTGGCTTTGGGACAAGGAAATCGCTCTGGAAACAGAAGGGAAACCGAAAGTGACCGAATCTAAATCGGGAATGCAATTTCACTGCCAAATAGTGCACGAATGATAAAACGCACATGTTCCCTTCCTGGTGAGGACGACATTTTCCTTCCAGCAAGGGGGAAAACCCGACCCTCGTGTAAATAAATGGGTAAGGTAAAAATTGCGTTTCCCTTGCTGACAATGACATTCGCTCGGGATGGAATTTTTATCACAGCTTTTCTTTCATTTGAGCATGGTTGGATTTTCCCTGCGTGTCCGTAAGCCCCTAACCGCACACAAATGATTACGATGAAGGTGGTAGTgcgccatgtgtgtgtgtgtgtgtgtgtgtgtgtgtgtgtggacggaTCTCCTGCAGAGGGGTGATAAATGTTCCAACACTATTACAACCATGTACGGTGTATATCCATGAGTAATCGGTGCAATGGAGGGATATATCCGAATTTTCCACTGGGAGATGAACAAACGAAAAGAAACGTGAAATCAGCAACGTGTGAAGgattttcgcaaaaatgtATTCGATGTACtaaatgttattgtttcaaTGATAAACGTTCTTTACATCAAAACTGTTGCTTCTTTCCTCGAATTACGCATTGCGATGAAATAATTCTTTCCAAGCCCTCTCCAATCTTCACACTAGGTTCGGTGCGATTGCAGACGATTTCCCTGGAAAATGCTTTTCACTTTGACATCAACTGCCATCAATAATTGAGCAGCGATTGCCCCCAATCGGCCCTGACATtcgcactagtgatgggtatagttggcaaaaatccggagtcgactccgatccgactccgataaattcggaatcgactccggaaggtaggtccgcgctgcaatatccggagtcgtttggaatcgtccggagtcgtacggagtcgcccggagtcggagtctttcggagtcatccggagtcgtccggagtcgtcggagtcgttcggaatcgtccggagtcgcccggagtcggagtcgtccggagtcgttcggagtcgttcggagtcgtccggagtcgtccggagtcgcccggagtcggagtagttcggagtcgttcggagtcgttcggagtcgttcggagttgcccggagtcaaagtcgtccggagtagtgatgggtaaagttggcaaaaatccggagtcgactccgatccgactccgataaattcggaatcgactccggaaggtaggtccgcgctgcaatatacggagtcgttcagaatcgtccggagccgtacggagtcgcccggagtcgcccggagtcgtagtcatccggagtcgtccggagtggttcggagtcgttcggagtcgtcggagtcgtccggagtcgcccggagtcggagtcgcccggagtcgttcggagtcattcggagtcgttcggagtcgtcaactctggacgactccggtcgacttcggacgactcccaacgactccgactccgggcggatctagtggttccattttgccggagtcggaatcggactaacaatagtcggagttggatcggagtcgtgggtgcgctccatacagcacatcactaattcGCACGCTGGGAAAGcatttataattaatttaccAGTAAAAGGCATTAAGGTGCGTGAGCTACCGTGACGTCATCGAGAGTACAACGCGGAATCAACCCGAAAACGATTTGCAAACCTTTTTCGATTCACAAAAATACTGTTCATCCCGCTCGTTAACATTTCATTTTCCGATTTCACCTTCAACAATCATCCTGGGAAGGATTAGAAGCGACACCACAGCACCGAAAAAACCTTCCCAGGAGTGCATTCTGAATTTAGCACCGCTGGAAAATTGCAAAGTCGTAAAATAGTGAAAGTGAACCACTATTCTGTCCAGGcgcttttgtgtgctttgCCTTCCACTCGTCGCAATGGTCAGTCTCGAATAAACTTCTTCATTCTCAAGAGTTTACTTTTTCCATCCTTCCTACCGAAACTGCTCGAGCAAAACGGATCACTATTTGCAGGACGATGCGCCTTTTTACTGCCTCGGCAAAGAGACTCGGTCCACTTCCTTCGTATTTTACGATCGCCAACAAACTACAGAGCTCAATAAAGTGAGCCCAGCCCATCTCTCAACTCGCCGGGACCTCGAATTTCCCAAGCAGCACTTGAAAAAACGCCCTGCGCTTCTTGAGACGGACGCTTCTCGAGACgattggaaaattggaaaagtcTAGTTTCGATAGTTTACAATCTTTTGCTGCCGAAAAGTTTTCaggaaaattgtttttcctACACATCCCGTTTCACCCAGAAGATCTCCCTAGGAAAAGGTCAAAGACACTCAACTTTGGCAAACTTCACCTTTACCGAGCTGAAGGAGCCAATTCTCGAGCGCACTGTTGTGTTGGCAAATACCAATAAAAGGCAGTCATTTGGTGCAGTTTTAATTTTACCCCACCGTGATGGAAAGGATGGCACAAATTGAACTatttttgcccccccccccccccccctcgactCCCCTTATCGCGCTTATCGCTCCTTCCCGTACTCCAACATGCGAAGATGCATTTCAAGCGTGATGGCCGTATCTCCTGAAAGCATCACCAAAAAGgggcgaacaacaacaaacacagctCTCCGATTTGTGGAGCGCTGGTTCGCGAGAGACACATTGGCGATAtaatttaaatgcaaacatGAACATGTGCATGAAGCTGACATTAAAGGGCTTGTGTGAGCGTACGATCAAACCGAACGCGGGGATTGGAAtttaaatggattttttttgtgcttcggCGCTGCTCCGTGATTTCGTTTACAGCAGCAGCCTGGCAGGGCTTTTGGAGGagagtttttttctccttaATGCACTCTTCAGGTCGGTTGGTGCAACAAGGGAGACGGCGGTTGCGGGTGCGCATATGCTGCAAGTATGCAAATGCCAAATCTTGTTATCGCACCGCTgggaattgaaataagaagtccAGCAGCGGGAAGGCAATCGGCATCGAACTTACTCCCTGCGATAGAAGACAGCCAGAAAAACAACCCTCTGtcactgtctctctctatctctctcacacaggcacacacacacgatcacacTCTACTCCTGAGACAGTAAgaccgtttttttcctccttacTTCAATTCACTTGAATGTCATTCTGTGTGGCGTTTTGAGATTGTTTTATCGTACGATTTTGGAGGAGCTTGAATTCGGCTGTTGTGGCCGTTGCGCGCGGTCTCCGTTCGAGGAAGTTAATCgcgcaaatgcaaatgcatttGAAAGGTGCGCTTTTTGGGGCGTGTTGCATTAGCATCGCGTTACGATACGGGCGTGATTTAGCAGGAAATGTTGCAATCTGCTGTTTAGCCTGCGCTTTCGAGTGACATTTCGCGAGGGAGTAGTTTGCATtctataatttaaaacactgtTTTGATACCGACATGGGTTTTAAGTTGATTTATTCtttaacatttcatttcaattttcaactgAAATACCCCCAACCACTGTACGGCATCGCTCATCCGCCGGTGGCATTTATAACCTTTTTCGCGCAAGTGAATTTAACACCCAATCAACATCCCACACACACGGGAACGCAATTCCAATTTCACCCAGATAAGACAGCTCCATATTGCAATCCATTACACATTTCCGATGCCCTGTCAAGCTCGTTGGCCCGGTGGACTGCCCGGATCGGTCCGTTTTTCCTTCACAATCATTCACACGGGCTGAAGCGGTTGAGCAGCGGCGATATTGGCGCATACCTCGCACTACAGAAGTCATAATTTCTCACACATTCGCGgaaatacacacgcacacacacacacgggtcgTGAGGGAGAGGGAAGGAAGAATAAGTAAGTGCTGAAGTGTTCGTCTCTCGGTGCGcgctaaaataaaacatccttCAACGGGTGGAATGCATttcaaagagaaagagagagcgagaaagaatgAGAATCATGTGATGCATGAGATGCACTTTCTTGCCTGCCATTCCTCACACACGCTGCTCCACACTGGCACAAACGTTATCACTCAACGTCACACAGCGCGAGCGCTGGCAGACGGACTTTTCATATTCGTTCGGGCTTTTCCGCCACATCCTCGCCGATTATCCCCATTCGCCACAAGGGGCTGGTTTGGcgtttaaatttttgtttttatttcaccttATCATAATCCATGATTTCAACGATACCTGGCCGGCAGCCCAAGCTCGGAAATGGAGTGgaaagaaggcaaaaaacaTGCAATTTTTAATACGATTTGATGACGCGAACGATTGCAGGAAGTGACACTGCGGATAGACGATCACGTCCCGTCCCGTCCCGTCAGAAACAGGGGAAAAGCAACGCGGGATGATCTGTGACGTTGATGACCCGTGGCTGTCCGTGGTTGTCCACGGAGGTGGTAAAGCCATGTCCGCCTCACCGAATGCACCTTGTGGCGCTTTTTATTGGCCGGAGGGTTCGCAGCGAATGTGGAGAAAATTAAACGGTTTCCTTGGAGGGGGTTGAACAAAAACCAGCACGAGCAAACCCTTGCACTGTATGATTATTTTCGATTACATCTGTTTGGCTGATTGGCTTTATCGTATGGTGATCGTGTGAGCGAAGCGGCGAGTGGTTGATTGCGATTGCGCCGTGTAAAGCTGTTGAGTGGCTTAAATATCATCTCCAGCAAAGGCGTTATTATCATTCTAGAGCAGAGGGAGAATCGCCGATGGGATGAAGCAAGTGTTACAGT
Proteins encoded:
- the LOC4577473 gene encoding CLIP domain-containing serine protease B4-like isoform X3; translation: MQIPVLRLFATPPFLCCGFPGWKKKLLHSPGAFLSTSSSSSSSSLSDRRRYLSTLTRHETDVTPGAICRVEGNFGRCVHFKNDPKYLTLLLKSTRTEQDDSYLLRYVCDRRKGLTCRTGSVNDEVCGVQMDNRIVGGQRTSIDQYPWMALLQYINHRKGTKRFACGGALLNRKFVLSAAHCFVRLPAGVELHKVRLGEWDTDSEIDCEDLDDELSCASPVQDLDYERIIIHEGYTGNHADRENDIALIELSGSAKYNDFVKPICLPEPGTPNKEKLYFGSMWAAGWGRTETASGSRFKLYVPLDLFDLQSCNETYQRRVKVPLTETQFCAMGTPGKDTCNGDSGGPLMKTMKTLHYVVGVVSFGPQRCGSGIPAVYTRVDKFYDWIVGHMVEFEN